One segment of Cololabis saira isolate AMF1-May2022 chromosome 9, fColSai1.1, whole genome shotgun sequence DNA contains the following:
- the LOC133451078 gene encoding beta-1,3-galactosyl-O-glycosyl-glycoprotein beta-1,6-N-acetylglucosaminyltransferase-like: MRWHTRRPQKLLQLTAALGSLCILFLLIQLDEEDNHMYIFGYSELEYTADDGPEKGCNCTAIFKGDPGALDQAKLLTITRDFKNSIHLPDEYYINATQDCRSFKLSRKYIRFPLSKEEEEFPIAYSMVVHHKVQNFERLLRAIYAPQNIYCVHVDKKSQASVSTAIQAIVSCFPNVFLVSKAVSVTYAAWPCVQAELNCMADLYNSSTEWKYFINLCGQDFPLKTNFEMVKMLQGLRGGNSLESEALPSDKKWRINYVHQIVNGTIKNTGKVKDPPPFDLPIMSGSAYIVVSRGYIRSVLEDGKIQSLIEWFKDTYSPDENIWATIQRVPGVPGSRWPHRKHDMTDMNAFARLVKWDSHEGSQDSMNAVYPACQGHHMRNICVYGTGDLQWLIEQHHFFANKFDTDIDPIAVYCLEKYLRKKAIDAIT; encoded by the exons ATGAGGTGGCACACACGAAGACCTCAGAAGTTACTGCAGCTCACTGCTGCACTGGGGTCCCTGTGTATACTTTTCCTCCTCATTCAGCTGGATGAGGAGGACAACCATATGTACATCTTCGGATACAGTGAGTTGGAGTACACagctgatgatggtccagagaaAGGGTGCAACTGTACAGCAATTTTTAAGGGAGATCCAGGAGCACTGGATCAGGCCAAATTACTCACCATCACTAGAGACTTCAAAAACAGTATTCATCTCCCTGATGAGTATTACATAAATGCAACCCAGGACTGCAG GAGCTTCAagttaagcagaaaatacatAAGATTCCCATTGAGCAAGGAAGAAGAGGAATTTCCTATAGCTTATTCCATGGTTGTACATCACAAG GTGCAGAACTTTGAAAGACTACTACGAGCCATCTATGCACCTCAAAATATTTATTGTGTCCATGTAGACAAAAAATCTCAGGCCTCAGTGTCCACCGCCATCCAGGCTATTGTTTCCTGCTTCCCCAATGTCTTCCTAGTCAGCAAGGCTGTGAGCGTAACTTACGCTGCTTGGCCATGTGTCCAAGCTGAACTCAACTGTATGGCTGATCTTTACAATAGCAGCACGGAATGGAAATACTTCATCAACCTTTGTGGTCAGGACTTCCCACTGAAAACCAACTTTGAAATGGTGAAAATGCTGCAAGGACTGAGGGGTGGTAATAGTTTGGAGTCAGAAGCCTTGCCTTCAGATAAGAAGTGGAGGATCAATTATGTACATCAGATAGTTAACGGGACCATCAAG AATACGGGGAAGGTGAAGGATCCGCCTCCTTTTGACCTGCCCATTATGTCAGGGAGTGCCTACATAGTAGTTAGCCGAGGCTACATCCGCAGTGTGTTGGAAGACGGCAAAATACAGTCACTCATTGAATGGTTCAAGGACACTTACAGTCCTGATGAAAATATCTGGGCGACCATTCAGCGAGTTCCTGGTGTTCCTGGCTCACGGTGGCCCCACCGTAAACATGACATGACGGATATGAATGCATTTGCCCGGCTGGTGAAGTGGGATTCGCATGAAGGCTCACAGGATTCAATGAATGCGGTGTACCCAGCGTGTCAGGGCCACCATATGAGGAACATTTGTGTTTATGGCACTGGAGACTTGCAGTGGTTGATTGAGCAGCACCATTTCTTTGCCAATAAGTTTGATACAGACATTGATCCTATTGCTGTGTACTGCTTGGAGAAATATCTCAGGAAAAAAGCTATAGATGCAATAACATAA